In a genomic window of Gloeothece verrucosa PCC 7822:
- a CDS encoding YdcF family protein produces the protein MKKHKIHKIRRFIYLTSLSFIVLWISLFPIRLMTAFKQAPQPQAFFILGGDFRREEVVAELAKWYPSLEIWVSSGPNTQKTKELFQMAGVPPRLLHIDARAIDTVTNFTSLVADFKKKHIQHLYLVTSDYHMPRAIAIGIIVLGSQGIVFTPLSVHSEQPSESWLRILRDIGRAFLWLFTGDTGYGLLNFMSQLKNLSLGLIYSN, from the coding sequence GTGAAAAAGCATAAAATCCATAAAATTCGTCGCTTTATCTATTTAACTAGCTTAAGTTTTATTGTACTGTGGATTAGTCTTTTCCCCATCCGACTAATGACCGCCTTCAAGCAAGCCCCTCAACCACAAGCTTTCTTTATTTTAGGTGGAGATTTTAGACGAGAAGAGGTTGTAGCTGAACTGGCTAAGTGGTATCCATCTTTAGAAATTTGGGTTTCATCAGGCCCAAATACTCAGAAAACAAAAGAACTTTTTCAGATGGCCGGTGTGCCCCCAAGGCTATTACATATTGATGCTCGAGCCATTGATACTGTTACTAATTTTACTTCTTTAGTCGCTGACTTTAAAAAAAAGCACATTCAACATCTTTACCTAGTGACTTCTGATTATCATATGCCGAGAGCAATAGCCATTGGTATCATAGTGTTAGGTAGCCAAGGCATTGTTTTTACTCCTCTTTCGGTACACTCAGAGCAACCTTCTGAATCTTGGCTTCGCATTTTGCGCGATATTGGTCGTGCTTTTCTTTGGCTTTTTACGGGTGATACAGGATATGGTTTACTTAATTTTATGAGCCAATTAAAAAATCTCAGTCTTGGTTTAATTTATTCTAATTAA
- a CDS encoding Ig-like domain-containing protein gives MSNLSKPGFSSINEEKQGEIASASLQTDMLSNVTQNLLFTWQKLQLNQIPKSGEPLLETVDVSDNNLVMHLDFEKVTNNIITDISPDGVINNGYLKKGASTNITNSPFNTVAKFDGIDDYIHVNSSVDINLNKIAKRTIALWFKVDNKDIADHKQVIYEEGGKSRGLNIYIFQGRLYVGGWNTIESGWKGTFLSTDKIFSNNWHHVSLVLNAQPDLKSVQSGVFSAYLDGQKFGEGNGSQVWSHSGNVGIGNINQDTYFHDASAPTTGAFKGNIDDIRIYNRALTSQEIAALRVLGNSLPIPENDFFSTSKSKSLTISESTLLSNDSDPDNDILKIISISNAKNGSVILDAQRNAVFTPNTNFTGDASFDYVVSDNRGGTATATVKVIVNSALALPDLVTKYSPASVPALPTGIDVFTPTVVGNSTNTMSPQIAEWTRMGQRGDTLVLTGWQFSNLTGTEVGKDTKFWVYGQTNNNNGVLLQATVQKLDGDIAAITLPDSLPQGSSFLVWVQNSSGYSTPVMINQTETWWMQQTATRGQVASIFGRNLSQDEGTQNSHIYLEDAAGKGYWADIIAVNPYKVDFKVPQSLANGDYKVFVHNGDGGQYGWSKPLTMTVNDGLNYTGSVFNVKDFGAKGDGITNDAAAIQKAIDEADQSDSMATVYFPAGSYAINAVNGWALYPGSSDVRLLGAGKDLTTIKVADGSNQPYLFQVNGESNRITFQDLTLDANKKNAPNLNTVTHIRYSEDLQYINVRIKAEGTQPFDWHNNNRVLMKDSDVIGQANFLGTAKQVFIDKTNFYGTNYTDMLLIGFGTQMLSITNSTAQNLDTSDPNNGKWLKGRFFVEQPHWASSQYQYIGSNETIDLAPPPADFNGDGEIDIDRNSGEQIMWEQGGAKDHFGLVTAATANQVTVNFPSVSGVNGNWNMTITQGKGIGQSRRIKNFNQATNTYEIEGSWNVVPNQSSVVVVSKLPSNIVVYDNKLDGTTEAYNSPSHVASTGVQTFHGGVDMIIDHNSFHELRNGVSLWSGWSSGNSEQDTNPVNFAQVTNNNFNQNLVGVNFPGISGTAGTNILGNVARGNYLNNVDVAFGMSMMNPDLYSSSLNANMNVFEKNTLEQVKQFMDINQTDHIGNTIVLQNTFL, from the coding sequence ATGTCTAATCTAAGTAAGCCCGGATTTTCATCAATAAATGAGGAAAAGCAAGGAGAAATAGCTAGTGCGTCTCTTCAAACTGATATGTTGAGTAATGTTACTCAAAATTTATTATTTACATGGCAGAAATTGCAATTGAATCAAATCCCAAAATCGGGAGAGCCATTATTAGAAACAGTCGATGTTAGTGATAATAATTTAGTAATGCACTTAGATTTTGAAAAAGTTACAAATAATATTATTACTGATATATCTCCTGATGGAGTTATTAATAATGGTTATCTAAAAAAAGGAGCTAGTACAAATATTACCAATAGTCCATTTAATACTGTAGCAAAATTTGATGGTATCGATGATTATATTCATGTTAATAGTTCGGTAGATATTAATTTAAACAAAATTGCCAAACGCACTATTGCTCTATGGTTTAAAGTAGACAATAAAGATATTGCTGACCACAAACAAGTAATTTATGAAGAAGGGGGAAAAAGTAGAGGATTAAATATTTATATTTTTCAAGGACGTTTGTATGTAGGCGGCTGGAATACTATCGAAAGTGGCTGGAAAGGGACTTTTTTGTCTACTGATAAAATCTTTTCTAATAATTGGCATCATGTGTCATTGGTTTTAAATGCTCAACCAGACTTAAAATCGGTTCAATCAGGAGTTTTTTCTGCTTATTTAGACGGTCAAAAGTTTGGAGAAGGTAACGGTTCTCAAGTTTGGAGTCATTCAGGAAATGTGGGAATTGGTAATATTAACCAAGACACTTATTTTCATGACGCTTCTGCTCCTACAACAGGAGCATTTAAAGGAAATATTGATGATATCAGAATTTATAATCGAGCTTTAACATCTCAGGAAATAGCTGCTTTAAGAGTTTTAGGAAATAGTCTTCCAATCCCTGAGAATGATTTTTTTTCTACCTCAAAAAGCAAAAGCTTGACAATTTCAGAATCAACGCTTCTTAGTAATGATAGCGACCCGGATAATGATATATTAAAGATAATATCTATCAGCAATGCAAAGAACGGGAGTGTAATTCTTGATGCTCAGAGGAATGCAGTTTTTACACCGAATACTAATTTTACTGGGGATGCTAGTTTTGACTACGTTGTTAGTGATAATCGTGGAGGAACCGCAACAGCAACCGTCAAAGTTATTGTTAATTCAGCCTTGGCTTTACCCGACTTAGTGACTAAATATAGTCCCGCCAGCGTTCCTGCTTTACCTACAGGCATTGATGTATTTACTCCTACAGTTGTAGGAAATTCTACTAATACTATGAGTCCTCAGATTGCTGAATGGACGAGAATGGGACAAAGAGGAGACACGCTAGTTTTAACAGGGTGGCAGTTTTCTAATTTGACAGGAACAGAAGTTGGCAAAGATACTAAGTTTTGGGTATACGGACAAACTAATAATAATAATGGTGTTCTTCTACAAGCCACCGTTCAAAAGTTAGACGGAGATATAGCAGCTATTACCTTACCTGATAGTTTACCCCAAGGGTCATCGTTTTTAGTTTGGGTGCAAAATAGTTCAGGCTACAGCACACCTGTAATGATCAATCAAACAGAAACTTGGTGGATGCAGCAAACAGCTACCAGAGGGCAAGTTGCTTCTATATTTGGACGAAATTTATCTCAAGATGAAGGGACCCAAAATTCTCATATTTATCTTGAGGATGCTGCCGGAAAAGGCTATTGGGCTGACATCATAGCCGTTAATCCCTACAAGGTTGATTTTAAAGTGCCGCAAAGCTTGGCTAATGGGGATTATAAGGTTTTCGTTCACAACGGAGATGGAGGACAATATGGTTGGTCAAAACCCTTAACAATGACTGTTAATGATGGGCTAAATTATACAGGCTCTGTGTTTAATGTTAAAGATTTTGGGGCAAAGGGTGACGGAATTACCAATGATGCCGCAGCTATTCAAAAGGCGATTGATGAAGCCGATCAATCTGATTCGATGGCAACAGTTTATTTTCCAGCCGGAAGCTATGCCATAAATGCTGTTAATGGTTGGGCTTTGTATCCTGGGAGTTCAGATGTGCGCTTGCTTGGTGCTGGCAAAGATTTAACCACTATCAAGGTTGCTGATGGCTCTAATCAACCTTATTTGTTTCAAGTTAATGGTGAGAGCAATCGGATTACTTTTCAAGATTTAACATTGGATGCTAACAAAAAAAATGCACCCAATCTTAATACTGTGACTCACATCAGATATAGTGAAGACCTCCAGTATATTAATGTCAGGATAAAAGCTGAAGGAACACAGCCTTTTGATTGGCATAATAATAACCGTGTGTTAATGAAAGATTCCGACGTAATTGGCCAAGCCAACTTTTTAGGAACCGCCAAACAGGTTTTTATTGATAAGACAAACTTTTACGGAACTAATTATACCGATATGCTACTGATTGGTTTTGGTACACAAATGCTGTCCATTACTAATTCAACGGCTCAAAATTTAGATACTTCTGATCCCAACAATGGAAAATGGCTAAAAGGACGTTTTTTTGTAGAGCAGCCTCATTGGGCAAGTTCTCAATATCAATATATTGGCAGTAATGAAACTATTGATCTAGCTCCACCACCAGCCGATTTTAATGGAGATGGAGAAATAGATATAGATCGCAATTCTGGTGAGCAAATTATGTGGGAACAAGGCGGTGCTAAAGACCATTTTGGGTTAGTTACTGCTGCAACTGCTAATCAAGTTACAGTTAATTTTCCTTCTGTTTCTGGAGTGAATGGAAACTGGAATATGACAATAACGCAAGGAAAAGGAATTGGTCAAAGTCGGAGAATTAAAAATTTTAATCAGGCAACCAATACTTATGAAATAGAGGGTAGCTGGAACGTAGTCCCTAACCAATCTAGTGTCGTTGTAGTTAGTAAATTACCGAGTAACATAGTAGTTTATGACAACAAATTAGATGGGACTACAGAAGCCTATAATTCTCCCTCTCATGTCGCTTCAACCGGAGTACAAACCTTTCACGGAGGAGTCGACATGATAATTGATCACAATAGTTTTCATGAACTTCGTAATGGTGTATCATTGTGGTCTGGATGGTCGTCTGGGAACAGTGAGCAAGATACCAACCCTGTCAATTTTGCTCAAGTCACTAATAATAATTTTAACCAAAATCTTGTAGGAGTAAATTTTCCTGGAATTTCAGGAACAGCAGGAACAAATATTTTAGGAAATGTTGCTCGGGGCAATTATTTAAACAATGTTGATGTTGCTTTTGGGATGTCTATGATGAACCCTGATCTTTATAGCTCATCTTTAAATGCTAACATGAATGTGTTTGAAAAAAACACACTAGAACAAGTAAAACAGTTCATGGATATTAATCAAACTGACCACATTGGCAATACAATAGTTTTGCAAAATACTTTTCTTTAA
- a CDS encoding HD domain-containing protein: protein MSDYLHISNRERWQEIWQKLKAPSIPFDVFAQLIRAYSLPSRFYHNLEHINDCICLFTQTQFLANHPEEIELAIWFHDAVYNTKRNDNENKSSQWAQRVILRSGLDRAIAQRISALIKATGHQMAVTDRDAQLLVDVDLSILGREDAVFWQYEENIRKEYSWVPLEIFQRKRVEILGQFLTRQHIYYLSEYREMFEEKARTNLRQAIARLSSQI, encoded by the coding sequence ATGTCCGACTACTTACATATTTCAAATAGAGAGCGTTGGCAAGAAATCTGGCAGAAGTTAAAGGCTCCATCAATCCCTTTTGACGTTTTTGCTCAATTAATCCGTGCCTATTCTTTACCGAGCCGTTTTTATCATAATTTAGAGCATATTAACGACTGTATTTGTTTATTTACTCAAACTCAATTTTTAGCCAACCATCCCGAAGAAATTGAGTTAGCAATCTGGTTTCATGACGCTGTTTATAATACCAAAAGAAATGATAATGAAAACAAAAGCTCGCAATGGGCACAGAGGGTTATTCTTCGTTCTGGCCTTGACCGGGCTATTGCTCAAAGAATATCGGCTTTAATTAAAGCTACAGGGCATCAAATGGCAGTTACTGATAGAGATGCCCAACTGTTAGTCGATGTTGATTTGTCGATTTTGGGCAGAGAAGATGCTGTTTTTTGGCAGTATGAAGAAAATATCAGAAAGGAGTATTCTTGGGTGCCCCTAGAAATTTTTCAGCGCAAAAGGGTAGAAATATTAGGTCAATTTTTGACGCGGCAGCATATTTATTATTTGTCAGAATATAGAGAAATGTTTGAGGAAAAAGCTCGTACCAATTTAAGGCAAGCTATAGCCAGATTAAGTAGTCAGATATAA
- a CDS encoding RICIN domain-containing protein, giving the protein MASVLPTAGKYYYLLAKHSGKVLDVNEGGTADGAKVHQWTKGSGDNQKWLLQDAGDGSFYLIAKHSGKVLDVNGGATTDGATITQWTKKDGDNQKWLLQDAGDGYFFLVAKHSSKALDVGGSATTDGATISQWTKHGGDNQKWKFETVAPPSLPPISENGTIKTEAGKNYQVSITVKIPANIGYKNTFGIFAINEDGSTGGVKPGDANYAQTVVKNRISIPGVDEGSYQSGKTFQHTLPGGPEYSVFLIANGTPTSFLEKNPENKGSTPPLVYFFNTAANPDGKTHIKTISSNEYGFEDMYGGGDQDFDDLIVKIETVSV; this is encoded by the coding sequence ATGGCTTCAGTGCTGCCCACCGCAGGAAAATATTACTACCTCTTGGCGAAACACAGTGGCAAAGTTTTAGATGTTAATGAGGGTGGTACTGCTGATGGAGCTAAAGTACACCAGTGGACAAAAGGAAGCGGTGATAATCAAAAATGGCTCTTACAAGATGCAGGTGATGGCTCTTTTTACCTTATTGCCAAACATAGCGGCAAAGTTTTAGATGTTAACGGTGGTGCTACTACTGACGGGGCAACCATAACCCAGTGGACAAAAAAAGACGGTGATAATCAAAAATGGCTCTTACAAGATGCAGGTGATGGCTATTTCTTCCTTGTTGCCAAACACAGCAGCAAAGCTTTAGATGTTGGCGGTAGTGCTACTACTGACGGGGCAACTATAAGTCAGTGGACAAAACATGGCGGTGATAATCAGAAATGGAAATTCGAGACTGTAGCACCACCTTCTTTACCACCTATCTCAGAGAATGGAACAATAAAAACTGAAGCCGGTAAAAATTACCAAGTTTCAATCACTGTCAAAATTCCTGCCAACATTGGTTATAAAAATACTTTTGGTATCTTTGCTATCAATGAAGATGGTAGCACAGGCGGAGTCAAACCCGGAGACGCCAATTACGCGCAAACCGTTGTTAAAAATCGTATTTCCATACCCGGTGTAGATGAAGGCTCCTATCAAAGCGGCAAAACCTTTCAACATACTTTACCTGGTGGACCTGAATACAGTGTCTTTTTAATTGCTAACGGCACTCCTACTTCTTTCCTAGAGAAAAACCCAGAAAATAAGGGTTCTACTCCGCCTCTAGTTTATTTCTTCAATACTGCCGCTAACCCTGATGGCAAAACTCACATTAAAACGATTTCTTCTAATGAATACGGTTTTGAAGATATGTACGGTGGCGGCGATCAAGATTTTGATGATTTGATTGTCAAAATAGAAACTGTCTCAGTTTAG